From one Rosa rugosa chromosome 4, drRosRugo1.1, whole genome shotgun sequence genomic stretch:
- the LOC133744379 gene encoding G-type lectin S-receptor-like serine/threonine-protein kinase SD2-2, whose product MTGWRGTLGYAAPEVCLRCPITHKCDVYSFGMLLFEIIGRRRNLDLNLPESQDWFPMWGWKKFEAGELEELMVVCGIDEKDKEAAERMVKVAIWCVQYSSELRPLTSVVVKMQEGALEIPKPSINPFEYLMPGTPIMAAFPAYSTSAFDTDSSQKITGHSFYF is encoded by the coding sequence ATGACAGGGTGGAGGGGAACTCTTGGTTATGCTGCACCAGAAGTTTGCCTGCGGTGTCCTATAACCCACAAGTGTGATGTGTACAGCTTTGGAATGCTATTATTTGAGATCATAGGTAGAAGAAGGAACCTAGACCTGAATCTGCCGGAGAGTCAAGACTGGTTTCCGATGTGGGGATGGAAGAAGTTTGAAGCTGGTGAACTAGAAGAACTAATGGTAGTATGTGGTATAGATGAAAAAGATAAAGAGGCAGCAGAGAGAATGGTAAAAGTAGCTATATGGTGTGTTCAGTATAGCTCCGAGTTGAGGCCTTTGACGAGTGTAGTGGTGAAAATGCAGGAAGGAGCACTTGAAATTCCTAAGCCTTCAATTAACCCATTTGAGTACTTGATGCCAGGTACTCCAATCATGGCTGCATTTCCCGCATATAGCACTAGTGCATTCGACACTGATTCCTCTCAAAAGATAACTGGACATAGCTTCTACTTTTAG
- the LOC133706465 gene encoding valine--tRNA ligase, mitochondrial 1-like isoform X2, whose translation MTLFAYPVEEDLGEIVVATTRIETMLGDTAIAVHPDDERYKHLHGKHAIHPFNGRRIPIISDEILVDPEFGTGAVKITPAHDPNDFMVGKRHNLEFINIFTDDGKINQYGGAFEGMPRFRAREAVTDALKKKGLFKETKTNEMCLRICSRSKDVVEPMIKPQRYIKCSDMGNEALNAVADDENRKLEIIPRQYTAEWKRWLRNISDWCVSRQLWWSHRVLARK comes from the exons ATGACTTTATTTGCATATCCTGTGGAAGAAGATTTAGGTGAGATAGTTGTTGCAACTACCCGAATAGAGACGATGCTCGGTGATACTGCTATCGCAGTGCATCCTGATGATGAAAGATATAAGCATCTTCACGGTAAACATGCAATCCATCCATTTAATGGAAGAAGGATTCCTATAATAAGTGATGAAATTCTTGTTGATCCAGAGTTTGGGACTGGTGCTGTCAAG ATTACCCCGGCCCATGATCCTAATGACTTTATGGTTGGGAAGCGCCATAATCTTGAGTTTATCAACATCTTTACTGATGATGGAAAAATAAACCAGTATGGGGGAGCATTTGAAGGGATGCCACGCTTCAGAGCCCGAGAGGCTGTGACTGATGCATTAAAGAAGAAG GGCCTCTTCAAAGAAACTAAGACCAATGAGATGTGTCTTAGAATTTGCTCTAGAAGTAAAGATGTTGTGGAGCCTATGATAAAGCCCCAGCGGTACATTAAATGCAGCGATATGGGAAATGAAGCTCTCAATGCTGTCGCTGATGATGAAAATAGGAAGCTGGAGATTATCCCAAGACAGTATACTGCTGAATGGAAGAG ATGGCTTCGTAACATTAGTGATTGGTGTGTCTCGAGGCAACTTTGGTGGAGTCACCGTGTTCTGGCACG GAAGTGA
- the LOC133706465 gene encoding valine--tRNA ligase, mitochondrial 1-like isoform X1, whose amino-acid sequence MTLFAYPVEEDLGEIVVATTRIETMLGDTAIAVHPDDERYKHLHGKHAIHPFNGRRIPIISDEILVDPEFGTGAVKITPAHDPNDFMVGKRHNLEFINIFTDDGKINQYGGAFEGMPRFRAREAVTDALKKKGLFKETKTNEMCLRICSRSKDVVEPMIKPQRYIKCSDMGNEALNAVADDENRKLEIIPRQYTAEWKRWLRNISDWCVSRQLWWSHRVLARYVVF is encoded by the exons ATGACTTTATTTGCATATCCTGTGGAAGAAGATTTAGGTGAGATAGTTGTTGCAACTACCCGAATAGAGACGATGCTCGGTGATACTGCTATCGCAGTGCATCCTGATGATGAAAGATATAAGCATCTTCACGGTAAACATGCAATCCATCCATTTAATGGAAGAAGGATTCCTATAATAAGTGATGAAATTCTTGTTGATCCAGAGTTTGGGACTGGTGCTGTCAAG ATTACCCCGGCCCATGATCCTAATGACTTTATGGTTGGGAAGCGCCATAATCTTGAGTTTATCAACATCTTTACTGATGATGGAAAAATAAACCAGTATGGGGGAGCATTTGAAGGGATGCCACGCTTCAGAGCCCGAGAGGCTGTGACTGATGCATTAAAGAAGAAG GGCCTCTTCAAAGAAACTAAGACCAATGAGATGTGTCTTAGAATTTGCTCTAGAAGTAAAGATGTTGTGGAGCCTATGATAAAGCCCCAGCGGTACATTAAATGCAGCGATATGGGAAATGAAGCTCTCAATGCTGTCGCTGATGATGAAAATAGGAAGCTGGAGATTATCCCAAGACAGTATACTGCTGAATGGAAGAG ATGGCTTCGTAACATTAGTGATTGGTGTGTCTCGAGGCAACTTTGGTGGAGTCACCGTGTTCTGGCACGGTATGTTGTTTTTTAG
- the LOC133706465 gene encoding valine--tRNA ligase, mitochondrial 1-like isoform X3 produces MTLFAYPVEEDLGEIVVATTRIETMLGDTAIAVHPDDERYKHLHGKHAIHPFNGRRIPIISDEILVDPEFGTGAVKITPAHDPNDFMVGKRHNLEFINIFTDDGKINQYGGAFEGMPRFRAREAVTDALKKKGLFKETKTNEMCLRICSRSKDVVEPMIKPQRYIKCSDMGNEALNAVADDENRKLEIIPRQYTAEWKRK; encoded by the exons ATGACTTTATTTGCATATCCTGTGGAAGAAGATTTAGGTGAGATAGTTGTTGCAACTACCCGAATAGAGACGATGCTCGGTGATACTGCTATCGCAGTGCATCCTGATGATGAAAGATATAAGCATCTTCACGGTAAACATGCAATCCATCCATTTAATGGAAGAAGGATTCCTATAATAAGTGATGAAATTCTTGTTGATCCAGAGTTTGGGACTGGTGCTGTCAAG ATTACCCCGGCCCATGATCCTAATGACTTTATGGTTGGGAAGCGCCATAATCTTGAGTTTATCAACATCTTTACTGATGATGGAAAAATAAACCAGTATGGGGGAGCATTTGAAGGGATGCCACGCTTCAGAGCCCGAGAGGCTGTGACTGATGCATTAAAGAAGAAG GGCCTCTTCAAAGAAACTAAGACCAATGAGATGTGTCTTAGAATTTGCTCTAGAAGTAAAGATGTTGTGGAGCCTATGATAAAGCCCCAGCGGTACATTAAATGCAGCGATATGGGAAATGAAGCTCTCAATGCTGTCGCTGATGATGAAAATAGGAAGCTGGAGATTATCCCAAGACAGTATACTGCTGAATGGAAGAG GAAGTGA